One Vanacampus margaritifer isolate UIUO_Vmar chromosome 20, RoL_Vmar_1.0, whole genome shotgun sequence DNA window includes the following coding sequences:
- the fen1 gene encoding flap endonuclease 1, whose protein sequence is MGIHGLTKLIADQAPSAIREQDIKNYFGRKIAIDASMCIYQFLIAVRQDGNMLQNEDGETTSHLMGMFYRTIRMLEHGIKPVYVFDGKPPQLKSGELEKRVERRAEAEKMLAQAQELGEQENIDKLSKRLVKVTKQHNDECKKLLTLMGVPYIEAPCEAEASCAALVKAGKVFATATEDMDGLTFGTNVLLRHLTASEAKKLPVQEFHFNRILQDINLTNEQFIDLCILLGCDYCGTIKGIGPKRAIDLIKQHGSIEEILENIDPNKHPAPEDWLYKEARELFLKPEVVDCSAVELKWNEPDKDGLLRFMCEEKQFSEDRIRNGCKKIVKSRQGSTQGRLDSFFSVTGSLSSKRKEPEVKGSARKKLKTGATAGKFKKGK, encoded by the exons ATGGGGATACACGGACTCACCAAGCTTATTGCTGACCAGGCTCCAAGTGCCATTAGAGAGCAAGACATCAAGAACTACTTTG GCCGAAAAATTGCTATTGATGCCTCCATGTGCATCTACCAGTTCCTGATTGCTGTGCGACAGGATGGCAACATGCTGCAGAATGAGGATGGAGAGACCACTAG CCACCTCATGGGAATGTTCTACAGGACCATCCGCATGCTGGAACATGGCATTAAACCTGTTTACGTGTTTGATGGCAAGCCCCCACAGCTCAAGTCCGGAGAG CTGGAAAAGAGAGTGGAGAGAAGAGCAGAAGCTGAGAAAATGCTCGCACAAGCCCAGGAACTTG GGGAACAAGAAAACATTGACAAACTCTCAAAGCGTCTGGTCAAAGTCACCAAGCAGCATAATGATGAGTGCAAGAAGCTGCTGACTTTAATGGGAGTGCCTTACATTGAG GCGCCATGTGAGGCAGAGGCCAGCTGTGCCGCTCTGGTCAAAGCAGGGAAGGTCTTTGCCACAGCAACGGAAGATATGGATGGGCTGACTTTTGGAACAAACGTCCTGCTAAGACACCTCACGGCCAGCGAAGCAAA GAAGCTTCCAGTTCAAGAGTTCCACTTCAATCGCATTCTTCAGGACATAAACCTGACAAATGAacag TTTATAGATCTGTGCATTCTGCTGGGATGCGACTACTGCGGCACCATCAAGGGGATCGGTCCCAAGCGAGCCATCGACCTGATCAAGCAGCATGGCAGCATCGAGGAGATCCTGGAAAACATTGACCCAAAT AAGCACCCGGCTCCAGAGGACTGGCTGTACAAGGAGGCCAGGGAGCTGTTTCTGAAGCCTGAAGTGGTGGATTGCTCCGCAGTGGAGCTCAAGTGGAACGAGCCGGACAAGGACGGGCTGCTGCGCTTCATGTGTGAAGAAAAACAGTTCAG TGAGGACAGGATCCGCAACGGGTGCAAGAAGATTGTAAAGAGTCGTCAAGGGAGCACACAGGGTCGACTTGACTCCTTCTTCTCAGTCACTGGGTCGCTGTCGTCCAAACGGAAG GAGCCTGAAGTTAAAGGATCTGCTAGAAAGAAGCTGAAGACTGGAGCCACGGCAGGAAAATTCAAAAAAGGCAAATGA